A part of Anolis sagrei isolate rAnoSag1 chromosome 3, rAnoSag1.mat, whole genome shotgun sequence genomic DNA contains:
- the PNPLA4 gene encoding patatin-like phospholipase domain-containing protein 4 isoform X1, with amino-acid sequence MWAVRNVYRSSAQWCNFKQCGPQSTLQLKIQDYGSETDSSCISQDFHPLSTYSVSIGQYARLIMDMAEAANGDEDKIAYDKASKAPQGGRHHEMEAKMKHINLSFAACGFLGIYHLGAASALCRHGKKLLKVVKAFAGASSGSLVATVLLTVPENIEECTKITYEFAEDTRKLYLGALTPGFDLMGKLRGCIDSILPPNAHEIAENRLFVSVTSAKNGKNHLLSNFASREDLVKVLLASSFIPLYAGINAVDYKGQKWIDGGLTDGLPILPMGRTVTVSPFSGRLDICPQDKGRMDVYAKVAKQDLKLSTANFVRLHQALFPPGQEKMESLYQEGYDDAIHFLLKENWFE; translated from the exons ATGTGGGCTGTCCGAAACGTGTATAGATCTTCAGCACAATGGTGCAACTTCAAACAGTGTGGGCCACAAAGTACTCTGCAACTTAAAATCCAAGACTATGGCAGTGAAACTGATAGCAGCTGCATTTCACAAGATTTCCACCCCTTATCCACATACAGt GTATCCATAGGTCAGTATGCACGGTTGATAATGGATATGGCAGAGGCTGCCAATGGGGACGAGGACAAGATTGCTTATGACAAAGCATCAAAGGCACCACAAGGTGGAAGACATCATGAGATGGAAG CCAAAATGAAACATATCAACTTGTCCTTTGCAGCCTGTGGGTTTCTGGGGATATACCACCTGGGGGCAGCATCTGCTCTTTGCAGACATGGTAAGAAGTTACTGAAGGTTGTCAAGGCCTTTGCCGGAGCTTCTTCTGGATCTTTGGTTGCTACTGTTCTTTTAACAGTGCCAGAAAATATAGAG GAATGTACAAAAATTACCTATGAATTTGCAGAAGATACTAGGAAACTGTATCTGGGAGCCCTCACACCAGGCTTTGATCTCATGGGAAAACTTAG GGGCTGCATTGATTCGATTCTCCCTCCTAATGCTCATGAGATAGCAGAAAATCGCCTCTTTGTATCAGTCACTAGTGCTAAAAATGGAAAGAACCATTTGCTTTCAAATTTTGCCTCCAGGGAGGATCTTGTTAAG GTCCTCCTAGCCAGCAGTTTTATTCCTTTGTATGCAGGAATCAATGCGGTGGATTATAAAGGACAG AAATGGATTGATGGTGGTTTAACCGATGGCCTCCCTATTCTGCCAATGGGCCGAACTGTGACTGTTTCTCCCTTTTCTGGACGACTAGATATCTGTCCACAAGACAAAGGGCGGATGGATGTCTATGCTAAAGTTGCAAAACAAGACTTAAAG TTGTCCACTGCAAATTTTGTAAGACTTCACCAGGCTCTGTTTCCTCCAGGCCAGGAGAAAATGGAATCACTCTACCAGGAAGGATATGATGATGCCATACATTTTTTACTGAAGGAAAACTGGTTTGAATAG
- the PNPLA4 gene encoding patatin-like phospholipase domain-containing protein 4 isoform X2, giving the protein MWAVRNVYRSSAQWCNFKQCGPQSTLQLKIQDYGSETDSSCISQDFHPLSTYSVSIGQYARLIMDMAEAANGDEDKIAYDKASKAPQGGRHHEMEAKMKHINLSFAACGFLGIYHLGAASALCRHGKKLLKVVKAFAGASSGSLVATVLLTVPENIEECTKITYEFAEDTRKLYLGALTPGFDLMGKLRGCIDSILPPNAHEIAENRLFVSVTSAKNGKNHLLSNFASREDLVKVLLASSFIPLYAGINAVDYKGQKWIDGGLTDGLPILPMGRTVTVSPFSGRLDICPQDKGRMDVYAKVAKQDLKARRKWNHSTRKDMMMPYIFY; this is encoded by the exons ATGTGGGCTGTCCGAAACGTGTATAGATCTTCAGCACAATGGTGCAACTTCAAACAGTGTGGGCCACAAAGTACTCTGCAACTTAAAATCCAAGACTATGGCAGTGAAACTGATAGCAGCTGCATTTCACAAGATTTCCACCCCTTATCCACATACAGt GTATCCATAGGTCAGTATGCACGGTTGATAATGGATATGGCAGAGGCTGCCAATGGGGACGAGGACAAGATTGCTTATGACAAAGCATCAAAGGCACCACAAGGTGGAAGACATCATGAGATGGAAG CCAAAATGAAACATATCAACTTGTCCTTTGCAGCCTGTGGGTTTCTGGGGATATACCACCTGGGGGCAGCATCTGCTCTTTGCAGACATGGTAAGAAGTTACTGAAGGTTGTCAAGGCCTTTGCCGGAGCTTCTTCTGGATCTTTGGTTGCTACTGTTCTTTTAACAGTGCCAGAAAATATAGAG GAATGTACAAAAATTACCTATGAATTTGCAGAAGATACTAGGAAACTGTATCTGGGAGCCCTCACACCAGGCTTTGATCTCATGGGAAAACTTAG GGGCTGCATTGATTCGATTCTCCCTCCTAATGCTCATGAGATAGCAGAAAATCGCCTCTTTGTATCAGTCACTAGTGCTAAAAATGGAAAGAACCATTTGCTTTCAAATTTTGCCTCCAGGGAGGATCTTGTTAAG GTCCTCCTAGCCAGCAGTTTTATTCCTTTGTATGCAGGAATCAATGCGGTGGATTATAAAGGACAG AAATGGATTGATGGTGGTTTAACCGATGGCCTCCCTATTCTGCCAATGGGCCGAACTGTGACTGTTTCTCCCTTTTCTGGACGACTAGATATCTGTCCACAAGACAAAGGGCGGATGGATGTCTATGCTAAAGTTGCAAAACAAGACTTAAAG GCCAGGAGAAAATGGAATCACTCTACCAGGAAGGATATGATGATGCCATACATTTTTTACTGA
- the PNPLA4 gene encoding patatin-like phospholipase domain-containing protein 4 isoform X3 has product MECTKITYEFAEDTRKLYLGALTPGFDLMGKLRGCIDSILPPNAHEIAENRLFVSVTSAKNGKNHLLSNFASREDLVKVLLASSFIPLYAGINAVDYKGQKWIDGGLTDGLPILPMGRTVTVSPFSGRLDICPQDKGRMDVYAKVAKQDLKLSTANFVRLHQALFPPGQEKMESLYQEGYDDAIHFLLKENWFE; this is encoded by the exons ATG GAATGTACAAAAATTACCTATGAATTTGCAGAAGATACTAGGAAACTGTATCTGGGAGCCCTCACACCAGGCTTTGATCTCATGGGAAAACTTAG GGGCTGCATTGATTCGATTCTCCCTCCTAATGCTCATGAGATAGCAGAAAATCGCCTCTTTGTATCAGTCACTAGTGCTAAAAATGGAAAGAACCATTTGCTTTCAAATTTTGCCTCCAGGGAGGATCTTGTTAAG GTCCTCCTAGCCAGCAGTTTTATTCCTTTGTATGCAGGAATCAATGCGGTGGATTATAAAGGACAG AAATGGATTGATGGTGGTTTAACCGATGGCCTCCCTATTCTGCCAATGGGCCGAACTGTGACTGTTTCTCCCTTTTCTGGACGACTAGATATCTGTCCACAAGACAAAGGGCGGATGGATGTCTATGCTAAAGTTGCAAAACAAGACTTAAAG TTGTCCACTGCAAATTTTGTAAGACTTCACCAGGCTCTGTTTCCTCCAGGCCAGGAGAAAATGGAATCACTCTACCAGGAAGGATATGATGATGCCATACATTTTTTACTGAAGGAAAACTGGTTTGAATAG